CTACGGCGACTCCAACCGTCACGGGAACCGTTACGAATTGTACTTCGGATATTCCCTTACCGGCCGGTTTGAATCTCAATACGACGACTTGTGCGATTTCGGGAACTCCGACGACCACTCAAGGAGCGACCACATATGCAATCACTGCGAGCAATGCATTCGGAAGCACCACCCGAAACATTTCCATTAAAGTGAACTTGGCCCCTCCTACAGCGCTGAGTTACGCAGGAACACCTTTCACTTTTACACAAGGGGTTACGATCACAACCGCAACTCCTTCCGTTACGGGAACGGTCACCGGATGCAGTTCGGATATCACACTGCCTACAGGACTAGGGCTCAATCCAACCACCTGTGCATTATCGGGAACGCCGACCGTAGCACAACCAGCTACGACGTACACGATTACCGCAAGCAACTCATTCGGAAGCACTAACACGACAATTTCGATCACGGTCAATTTGGCTCCTCCGACGGGACTCGCTTACTCCGGTAGTCCGTTCACATTTACGCAAGGAACGGCGATTCCTACACAAACACCTTCGTTAACCGGAACGATTACAAGTTGTACGTCGGACATCACATTGCCCGCTGGACTTGGACTCAACGCAACCACATGCGCATTGTCCGGAACGCCGACCGTAGCACAACCAGCTACGACGTACACGATTACCGCAAGCAACGCATTCGGAAGCACCAATACGACTTTTTCCATCCAAGTCAACATTCCTCCGCCTTCTTCGTTGAACTACGCGGGTAGCCCGTATGTTCTTTTTAGAGGAATGGCCGCAACGGCGACTCCGACGTTTACCGGAACCGTAACCAGTTGTACTTCCGATATCGCTTTGCCGGCCGGTCTTTCGATCAACGCAACTACCTGTGCGATTTCGGGAACACCGACTTCATTTCAGTTGGCGACTGCTTACACAATCACTGCGAGCAATTCTTCGGGAAGCACGACCGCAAATATCAATATCATGATCTTCGGAACGGCGCCTCTCAAAACGATGCAGATCAATTGTTGGGATTCTTCGGGGACTTTGGACGCAACCTGCTCTTTGGCAAGCTCAGCGGGACAGGATGGGAAACTCCAGAAAGGAGTCAATCCTGCGTTCTCCCTGCTAACCGTAAACGGAAACGAATATATAACACTCGATGCAAACACCGGTCTCTATTGGAAAACCTGTCATCAGGGTAGAACCAATTCGGATTGTTCCGGCGGGTCCAACACTCTCTACGACTTAACGGGCGCGACCAACGCTTGCCTCGCTTTAAACGCACTTAATTCAGGCGCGGGATATGCGAATCGAAATAACTGGCGACTTTCAACAATTTCGGAAATCGAAACGTTAGTCGACTTCAATGCGGCGGCATCTCCTCGAACCTTTACGACCGTATTTCCGAATGCGACGGGAAGCTATTACTACTGGAGCTCGACTCTATATCTCCCGGATACGACGAAGTCATTGGTTCTGTATTTTTCCGACGGGGGAACGACTTGGACCACAAGCTCTTCGGCTGGATCTCTGGCCCGGTGCGTTTCTCCGTAAAAAGGTAAAAACAGTATGAAATTCAAATATGTGAATCTTCCATCGTTGCCCAAAAGAATCCGAAATCCGATTTCGAGAACCGAAACCTCAAAGAACGCAAAGGAGACCGCAATGAGCTTACGACAAATTCGAAATAAAATGAAAATGTGGAATGCAGTTTTTATTTGGGGAATCATCTCCTTCCTGTATGCCATGACACTTTCCTTGTCGGCTGCTCCCTTTGTGGATAACAACGACGGAACGATCACGGACATCGGGAAGGGTCTCATTTGGCAGAAATGTACAAACAACTTATCCGGAACCTCCTGCGGAACGGGAGGGACGAATCAATTAAACTGGGCTAACGCGCTCACATACTGCAACGGCCTCTCATTAGCAGGGAAGACCTGGCGGCTTCCATCGGTGACCGAATTGAGAAGTATCTTGGATCATTCTGTCGGAGTTTCTCCGTTGATCAATGGAACGTATTTCCCCGCAACGCCAACGCAGTATTTTTGGACTTCGACCACATATAAGCTGAGTACCACAAACGCTTGGGCGATCAACTTTCAATCCGGATTCACCTCCGGTAGCGCTTCCAAAGCAACCACCTACTATGTTCGGTGTGTGACCTCCGCACCATAACCGGATGCAAGGATTTAATTTTATAAGGAAAATTCGGGGCGTTCCCGCTCC
The window above is part of the Leptospira sanjuanensis genome. Proteins encoded here:
- a CDS encoding putative Ig domain-containing protein is translated as MNLFQSPTDPLSLNYSSSPYVLTKDAPIATIQPSTAGLIEQCSASPALPAGLSIDGKTCAISGTPTVNQAATNYTITASNSSQSKTSSILISVNMNPPAALNFATGAMVFTVGTSTFAPIVPTYTGTITACTSDIPLPTGLSLNASNCGISGNPTTPQAATNYTITGSNAFGNTSTTISITVNLAPPSALNYAGSPYVFTENATIATIIPTVTGTVTNCVSDIAFPAGLFLDNTNCRITGTPTVAQAATNYVITASNPFGSTTFPITITINLAPPSALNFAGSSYTFTENSTIATVTPTFTGTATNCVSDIPLPNGLGINAATCAISGTPTTAQPATTYTITASNPFGSTNTTISITVNLAPPSGLTYAGDPFVFTQGATITTATPTVTGTVTNCTSDIPLPAGLNLNTTTCAISGTPTTTQGATTYAITASNAFGSTTRNISIKVNLAPPTALSYAGTPFTFTQGVTITTATPSVTGTVTGCSSDITLPTGLGLNPTTCALSGTPTVAQPATTYTITASNSFGSTNTTISITVNLAPPTGLAYSGSPFTFTQGTAIPTQTPSLTGTITSCTSDITLPAGLGLNATTCALSGTPTVAQPATTYTITASNAFGSTNTTFSIQVNIPPPSSLNYAGSPYVLFRGMAATATPTFTGTVTSCTSDIALPAGLSINATTCAISGTPTSFQLATAYTITASNSSGSTTANINIMIFGTAPLKTMQINCWDSSGTLDATCSLASSAGQDGKLQKGVNPAFSLLTVNGNEYITLDANTGLYWKTCHQGRTNSDCSGGSNTLYDLTGATNACLALNALNSGAGYANRNNWRLSTISEIETLVDFNAAASPRTFTTVFPNATGSYYYWSSTLYLPDTTKSLVLYFSDGGTTWTTSSSAGSLARCVSP
- a CDS encoding Lcl C-terminal domain-containing protein — translated: MWNAVFIWGIISFLYAMTLSLSAAPFVDNNDGTITDIGKGLIWQKCTNNLSGTSCGTGGTNQLNWANALTYCNGLSLAGKTWRLPSVTELRSILDHSVGVSPLINGTYFPATPTQYFWTSTTYKLSTTNAWAINFQSGFTSGSASKATTYYVRCVTSAP